TCAGAACGATACGTTCGGAGGGTTGGTTCGTCGACTCGGGCGTCCAGACGTGATCGACGCGCATTTCATTGAGCGTGATCGTCCCGGTTTTATCCGAACAGATGACGGAGACGGAGCCGATGGTTTCGCACGCCATCAGTTGCCGGACGTGGCAGTTGGCCCGCGTCATTTTTCGCATCGCCAGGGCCAACGAGACGCTCACGCTCATGGGCAGACCTTCAGGCACGGCCACCACAACCACCACGACCATGTAGACGAAATATTCGAGTATCGCTGCCAGGCTGGCTCTCAAATCGGCACCAGCGAAGGAGAGTTTCCATTCCCCCATCAGGTAACCGCGAATCAGCATGGCCAGGAAGATGAGTACCGCCGCGGCATAGCCGAGCTTGCTGATCAAATCGGCCAAGTGGCTCAATTTTCGCTGCAAAGGTGTCTGATGCTTCTGAACGGTAAGCTTACGATGAACGCGAACTAGAGCCGATTCCTCGTCGAGCGATGAACCGACGAGCGATAATTGCCGGGCAATCTGGCCGATCATGGTCATATCGCCGACATCGGTGATTAAAACCCGTCCCACGCCTTCGACAACCTGAGTTCCCCGATAGACGCAGGCGGGATGCTCGGTTCCTTCCGCGTCCTCCAGATAAGTTCCATCGATTTTGGCGACGGGCTCCGATTCCCCAGTCAAGAGGGATTGATTGATCCTCAGATCCTGAGCCTGAACAACACGACCGTCCGCGGGAATTTCATCCCCGGCATGGATTTCAATCAGATCGCCGACGTAAGTGTCTTCCGAGGCTACGATGCCAATCTCGCCATTGCGTATGGTGCGGCATTTTTGTGAATCTTTACGCGCGTTGAGCAGATCGAATTCGCGTGCACTTTTCCACTCGCTGAAAAAAGCTACCCCCGTCGCGAGGATCACCGCGACCATGATCGCCAAGCCTTCGAAGGAGAGATGGCCGATCAGCGAACTTACCAGAACGAGAATTGCAGCCAGCACAAAACAGAGGACCGGCTGCAGAGCTTTAAAGCGCGGAAAGAAAACCAGGGCGACAACCAGCAGCGACAGGGAGAAGCCGATGGCCCCCCAGAGCAGAGAGCCCAAAAAAAGGTCGACGACGATCTTCAGTAGACTCGCCGCCAACAGAATACGGATGATCGGTTCATCGAACCGACCGACAAATTGTTTCCAGAGGGGTTCGCGTGGGAGGGGCGTCAGTCGGTTCAGCCCGAACTGCTGCTTACTCCGTTCCACCTCCTCGGAGGACAGGCCCCGCGATACGCAGTTAGGGAAATCGGACAGCAATTCCTGGATGCTTCGCATGAAAGCAGTCTTGCCTACCGTCAGGCAGTGCGAATCGGGAGGCTTGGCTCGCGCGCCGCCTCCCGATCCGAAGAGAATTAACGATTACTGTTCCATGACTTCCTTGGTCTTCGTCGAGGCAATTTCGTCGATTTTGCCTTCGTATAACTTGAGCAGATTCTGGATGTCGTCCTTGCCCTTCTTGACGTCGTCTTCCGACATCGTTTTGGCCTTTTCCCCATCGTCGAAGTGCTTGTTGGCGTCCCGGCGAATATTCCGGCAGGAAACCTTGGCGTGCTCGGCCACTTCTTTGATTTTCTTGGCCATTTTCGTTCGCTGTTCGCCCGACATCGTCGGAATTTGAAGTCGAATGACCTTGCCATCGTTGTTGGGAGCCAAGCCCAGGTCGCTGGAGCGAATGGCTTTTTCAATGTCCTTCAAACTGTTCAAATCGAACGGCTTGATCAGCAATTGAGTCGGCTCGGGCGCCGTGATGTTACCCAGTTGCTTGAGCGGCGTGGGAGAACCGAAATAATCCACCCGGATCGAATCGAGCAGCGCCGGACTGGCTCGACCAGTCCGTAGACCTTTCAATTCGTTTTTCAGCACATCCAGTGCTTTATCCATCCGATCTTTGGTATCTTTCTGAATTTGAGCAGCGTTCATTTCCGAACCTCAGGAGGCTTTTTACCTTATGTTTTGAGGATATATGTTCTGTTAGGCCCAGTCCATCAAACAGTAAGTTTACTTAATTTGAGACTTAACCGGGAAAATTCTTCTTTCCACCCGATTGCAGGTTCCGCTACAATAGTGTTAGTGAAATTCATTTCGGTAGGGACGCCGAACTTCGTTCGGAAGCCCGGATGACCACGCAAACACGATTAGCGGTCCTGTCGATCACTGGTGCACTTTACCTGGGTGCTCTGCTGATGCCGGTGACTACCGCCCAAGGCGTCGGGTTGAACGGGGCTCAACTGTTCAACCGAGGCTGGTCGGCCGTGCTCAGTGGCCATTATTTGCACTCTCCGACCGCATTGGCCATAATCACCTGGCTCGCTCACCCGTTTCTCTGGTTGGGCTATGGCTTTGTCGCCAGCGGAAATATGCGTGCGGCGGCCTTGTGCGGTGGAATTTCGCTGGTTTGCAGCTTCTGCCTTTTGCCTCAATATGCCCTTTTCCCTCTGCGCTACATCGGTTTCTGGTTGCTGAGCGGCAGCGCGGGTTTGCTCTGGTTTTTTCACTGTGTCATTCGGGATCTGGTTCCGCCCCGACAGAATGGATCCTGGGAAAACCTGGAAAATGCCTGGGCCACTTCCATGAGTTTCACCAAGTTTGATAATCGGTAGTATAATCTTTTGACTACTCGTCCGTGCAAAGCTGTCATAGACTTTCTTATCATGAACAAATCGTGAACCCCAGAGCGGTCCGTTTCGTAAAAGGTTTAGCAATTGGCTCGTGTCGAAAATACTGATATCGACCTTAGCGATGAGGACCTGCTAACGCGTCTTCGTAATGGCGAGCGCGATCTATTCGGTCAACTCGTCCGGCGTTATCAGAGAGAGTTATACGCTTATCTGGTTCGTTACACGGGGGATGCCCAATTGGCGGAGGATGTTTTCCAAAACACCTTCCTCCAGGTTCACCTCAAAGTTCAGCAGTACGAACCGGGTCGTCCTGTGCGTCCCTGGCTTTATCGAATTGCTACGAATCAGGCGATCGACTTGCTTCGAAGTGTTAATCGCCATCAGGCAGTGAGCCTGGAACAGACGCAGTCTCCCACGGGCGACAGCGTAGTGAGTCTCCTGGAGTTGATTCCGGAAACGGAAGATGGGCCGTTTGAGGCCATACAACTGGAGGAAATGCGAAATCTGGTTCGCCTGGCAATTCGCCAGCTGCCAGAAATGCTTCGCGGTGTTGTGCTTCTGGCTTATTTTCAGGAATTGAAATATTCGGAAATTGCCGATATACTCGAAATTCCTGTTGGTACTGTTAAATCACGGCTGCATAACGCTTTAAACCGTTTGCATCAGATATGGGTTGAGAGCCAAACTCCCGAAGAAGGCTCAAAGGAGATGCCGGTCGAACGACCGGCAAAACCTCTAGTAGCTAATCCCCGATAAACGCTATGAATGCAACAGAATCTGACTTGCTGGGTTTTCTGATCCGGGCGAATGATGCCCAGACGGATAAAAATGTCGAGGCAGAGATCAAGGAAAATTTATCCGCCGCCCAGAAGGTTCACAAGCTCCGTCGCCTCATCGAACCACTGGAAAGTATTAGAGAACAGGAAGAAACGCCTGATCACTTATATCTAAAAACAATCTCATTCGTGGCGGCTCACATTGCTGCGGAAGAAATTGAACGACGGGAATCCGAAGCTAATCTACGCCCGGCTCTGACCTATTCCAATAACAGCTCGACATTAACCCGCAGCCTGATTTTCCCGTCACAGGATGGGGCCACCGGCTCCACAATGCAACGCCGGAGTTGGTTCGCCGGTCTGGGACTGGCCGTTGCCTTATTGCTCATCCTGATTCCCGCCATCGGGAGCGTTCGAGCCCAGTACCGCATCCAGTCGTGCCAGAACACCCTTCGGGAAGTTCACTCCAGCCTGCTGGAATATGCCGACACGCACGATCACAAGTTTCCTCTGATGGATACTGCGGATCCGGATAAGCACCTGATCAAACAACTGCAACACGCCGCGATTCTGCCCGATTCCTACGTCAAAGGCTGCGATCCGGAAGGGGGTAAGTTTGATTACGCCTACTCAATCGGCTACTCGCAGAATGGAGATACCAAAAGTCTGCGACTCGACGATGGGGAGCATATCCCCTTGCTGGCCGACATCTATGATTCGAGTCTGAACACGGCCAAAAATCACAAACATGGCCAGAACGTGCTATTCATCGGTGGGAATGTGGAATTCTGTAAAACGCCGTATCTGTTTGTGGGTTCCGAAGTACCCGACAACATTTACTTCAATCGCCTGAACCAGTTGATGCCCGGGCTGGATCGCTTCGATAGCGTACTGGTTCCCAGCGAAGAACTGCCCTGATCCCGCGCTCTTTTATTGGACCCCCCTTTTCAATCGCCCTTCTTCAGAACATATTTTCGGAAACTATTGATCGTTCTCTGGGCCGCTTCCAGGGAATCGGGATAGGGAAACACTTCCGCCGAGAGGTATCCGGTATAACCGATTTCATTCAGTGCGGAAACGATCGGCATATAGTCCATGTGCCCCAGTCCGGCCGGTCGACGATTGCTATCCGCAAAATGGACGTGACCAATCCACTTCCCGGCATCCCGAATAGCTCCATGGATCGTGGTTTCTTCGATGTTCATGTGGAACAAATCGGCTAGAATTCGGACGTTCTTCGCTCCGCAGGTTTCCAGGAAAGCAACCGTTTGCACCAGTTTGTTAAGCAGATTGGTTTCGTAGCGATTCAGGGGTTCGTAAAAAAGTGGTTTTCCCTGAGTCTGAGCGTAATCGCCCAGCCGGACCAAACTCTCTCCAAGCCACTCCAGAGCGGTTTCCCGGCTAACGCCGTCGCCCCATTTGCCCTGCATGGAGCCGAGTATAGTCGAAGCCCCCAGACCGGCCGCCTTTTGAATAATCCCCTTGATAAATTCTTCGGCTTTGCGACGGTTTTCCGCATCGGGACTGGTCAAGGATAGTTTGCGGAGTGCCCAGCCGCCTCCCGAACCGACCGTCGAGAGTTCCAGCTTGTGTTTTTTGAGCAGCGAGCCGACCAGTTTATCGTCGAAGGCCTCCGCCGAGGCCGGGAAGAGTTCAACCGCATCGTAGCCGAGCTCTTCGGCTTTTTGCATCCCATCTTCCAGGCCGTTCCAGAAAATGAACGGAGCCCCTTTTAATTCCGGCATCAGACAGATGGTTACACTGCTTTTCATCGTTAAACTCCCGAGAAAATTCTCTTGAGTTTAAGTATGAATCGCATCGTAAGAAGACAGTGCAATCGGTCCGAAGATCATGACCGGCAGCCAGGCCGCGAGTGTGGGGGAGATGTAATCCGCGTTTCCGAGAAACTTACAGGCGAATACCACGCCGTAAAACATGGCACTGGTCCCCAGACACATAGCCGTACTGATGAAGACGTGTCGAGTTTGATCGCGAAGAATGATTGAAAGGCCGATCATCACCAGTAGCAAGCCGATGATCGGCCGGGTAATTCGCATGTGGAACGTCACGGCAAGTGGAGCATTCTTGCGATCATCGCTGGTTTGAAGGGTTTCATAGATTTTCGAAGTCGAAAGAAAGTCGGCCC
The genomic region above belongs to Telmatocola sphagniphila and contains:
- the frr gene encoding ribosome recycling factor, which codes for MNAAQIQKDTKDRMDKALDVLKNELKGLRTGRASPALLDSIRVDYFGSPTPLKQLGNITAPEPTQLLIKPFDLNSLKDIEKAIRSSDLGLAPNNDGKVIRLQIPTMSGEQRTKMAKKIKEVAEHAKVSCRNIRRDANKHFDDGEKAKTMSEDDVKKGKDDIQNLLKLYEGKIDEIASTKTKEVMEQ
- a CDS encoding RNA polymerase sigma factor translates to MARVENTDIDLSDEDLLTRLRNGERDLFGQLVRRYQRELYAYLVRYTGDAQLAEDVFQNTFLQVHLKVQQYEPGRPVRPWLYRIATNQAIDLLRSVNRHQAVSLEQTQSPTGDSVVSLLELIPETEDGPFEAIQLEEMRNLVRLAIRQLPEMLRGVVLLAYFQELKYSEIADILEIPVGTVKSRLHNALNRLHQIWVESQTPEEGSKEMPVERPAKPLVANPR
- a CDS encoding sugar phosphate isomerase/epimerase family protein; amino-acid sequence: MKSSVTICLMPELKGAPFIFWNGLEDGMQKAEELGYDAVELFPASAEAFDDKLVGSLLKKHKLELSTVGSGGGWALRKLSLTSPDAENRRKAEEFIKGIIQKAAGLGASTILGSMQGKWGDGVSRETALEWLGESLVRLGDYAQTQGKPLFYEPLNRYETNLLNKLVQTVAFLETCGAKNVRILADLFHMNIEETTIHGAIRDAGKWIGHVHFADSNRRPAGLGHMDYMPIVSALNEIGYTGYLSAEVFPYPDSLEAAQRTINSFRKYVLKKGD